Part of the Gammaproteobacteria bacterium genome is shown below.
GTAACCGCCAAGGGCGAGGGTTTGATTGCAGAAAAAATTCTCGAAATTGCCCGGGCCAACAACGTACCATTGCATGAAGACCGGGAACTGGTGAAGCTGTTGTCCAATATTGAACTGGGGGCGGAAATACCCGAACAGCTGTACCAGGTTGTAGCCCGGGTAATCGCTTTTGCCTACAGCATCAGCGGAAAGCAGCCGCCGTTACCGGAGCCGGCCCGGCCTGTTGATGATGCGTGATCGATGAAGTGGCCAAAGCGCCTAATGCGTGTATAGCTTGGCCTCACCTTCCGGCCGTGTACGAAATCGCTTGTAACACCATAAGTACTGTTCGGGTTTCTGGCGTATGCATTGCTCGACATGATAGTTTAACGAGGCAAGAGAAGCCGATACATTGCTATCGGTAACAAGCTTGTCAGTTTCCTTGAGATGAATAATATAGCCGCGTCCGAATGACAGTCGTTCCGCCCAGGCACACAACACCACGGCGCCGGTTTTGTTGGCAAGCCGTGACAGCAACACCATAGTGTTCGCCTGTATGCCGAAAAAAGGGGCAAATTTCCCTTGCCCCCGGCTCGGGTCCTGGTCGGGTAATATGGCGGTCAGTTCGCCGTTGGAAATACGCTTGAACAGCGTACGAACACCCCGGGCATCGGTGCGAACAACCCTTCCGCCCAGGCGAGTCCGGCCCTGTATCATGGTTTTATCAAGACCGGCAATCGGGGGTGGCAGGTACAGGCAGGTCATCGGGTAGCGAGCCGACATGTGCAGCCCGATGATCTCCCACATGCCGAGATGGGGCGCCGCAAGAATCACCCCTTTGCCCCGGGCATAGGCATCAACAAGCAATTGTTCGTTGACGACACCCTTGACCAGTTTCAGTACGCGCTTGCTGCCGCGCATCCACATGGCCGAACTTTCCAGTGCACCCTTGGTTGTTTCTACCAGGCTTCGACGGACCAGTTGCCAGTGGTCCCAGCCGCCCAGTTCAGGAAAGCACAGCTTGATGTTGACTATCGTCGTGCTGCGCCGCCTGTTCGGAACAAGAAAAAACAGCGTACCGAGCAGGTAACCTGCAGCATGAATAACCGGAAGTGGCATTAACGCCAGCATCCGCAAGATCAGCTTGATGACTGCTGCCATGTTTACCGGGCCACCGTTGGCACAAAATTGGCTGTCTAGTTTACACCATCAAGATT
Proteins encoded:
- a CDS encoding EscU/YscU/HrcU family type III secretion system export apparatus switch protein, with protein sequence MSNKLDVYSKTSAVALHYSGLGAPIVTAKGEGLIAEKILEIARANNVPLHEDRELVKLLSNIELGAEIPEQLYQVVARVIAFAYSISGKQPPLPEPARPVDDA
- a CDS encoding lysophospholipid acyltransferase family protein codes for the protein MAAVIKLILRMLALMPLPVIHAAGYLLGTLFFLVPNRRRSTTIVNIKLCFPELGGWDHWQLVRRSLVETTKGALESSAMWMRGSKRVLKLVKGVVNEQLLVDAYARGKGVILAAPHLGMWEIIGLHMSARYPMTCLYLPPPIAGLDKTMIQGRTRLGGRVVRTDARGVRTLFKRISNGELTAILPDQDPSRGQGKFAPFFGIQANTMVLLSRLANKTGAVVLCAWAERLSFGRGYIIHLKETDKLVTDSNVSASLASLNYHVEQCIRQKPEQYLWCYKRFRTRPEGEAKLYTH